The nucleotide sequence ATGCACCACGCCGGCAGTTGCTGGAGCAGCGTTTTCGCTACACCGAGAAAGACAGGCAGGACTGGGCGCAGAACCCGGCCCACGAAGCGCCGCTGGAGCGGCTGCCGGTGATGTTCTGCTCACCCACCATGGAACTGGGCGTGGACATCTCCGCGCTCAACACCGTGTACCTGCGCAATGTGCCGCCGACCCCCGCCAACTACGCCCAGCGTGGCGGCCGTGCCGGTCGCTCGGGCCAGCAGGCGTTGGTCATCACCTACTGCGCGGCCCTCAGTCCGCATGACCAGTGGTTCTTCCACAATGCCGAGCAGATGGTACATGGTGTCGTGCGCGCGCCGACCCTTGACTTGAGCAACCGCGATCTCATCGACAGCCATCTGCAAGCGGTCTGGCTGGCCAGTACCCAGGTGCCGCTGGACGACAGCATTGCGCCCATGCTGGACCTCGATCAGTCCCGCAAGCCACTGAAACAGCCCTTGCAGAACGCGCTACAGGCACAAGCCGTTCAGCAACGGGCTCTGGCCAGCGCCGGGCGGGTGATCGACCAGCTCGCTGGCGAGCTTGAAGGCAGCACCTGGTTCACACCGGACTATGTGCGCCAGGTGATCGACAACGCGGCACAAGCGTTCTCCGGGGCGCTGGAGCGCTGGCGCAAGCTGTTTGAAGCCACCCGCGAGCAAATGGAAATGGCCGACCGCATCGTCAAAAGCCATACCGCCTCGCACACGGAACGCCAGAATGCCCAGCGCCGTTACGGTGACGCCGCACGCCAGTATGCCGTGCTGCTCAAGTCCGGCAACGGCCAGAACAACGACTTCTACACCTACCGCTACCTCGCCAGCCAGGGCTTCCTGCCGGGCTACAACTTCCCGCGCCTGCCGCTGATGGCCTGGATTCCCGCACGTGGCGGTCAGACCGTCAACGGCAAAGATGACGAAGGCAGCATGGTCAGCCGACCGCGCTTTCTGGCGCTGTCCGAATTCGGCCCCCGCAGCCTCATCTATCACCAGGGCCGCATGTACCGCGTGGTGCGCGCCAAGCTCAACGTCGGCAATAGCGATCACATCTCCGGCAACAGCCAGTTGGCCACCATCGCCTCGCTGGTATGCAGCCAGTGCGGTTACGGTCATCTCGGCGAGCCCGGCGGCGAACAGCCGCTGGTCAACCGCTGCGAAAACTGCGATGCCCTGCTCACCGAGCACGATTGGGTGCGCGAGCTGTACCGCATCGAAACCGTGGAGACCGTGGCCACCGAGCGCATCTCCATCAACGATGAGGAGCGCCAGCGTCAGGGCTTCGAGCTGCAAACCACTTACCGCTTTCTGCCCGGCCCCGATGGCCGTATCCAGCAGCAGCAGGCCTTGATCCAACAGGGCGAGGATCCGCTGGGCAAACTCACCTATGCCCCCGCCGCGCAAATCTGGCGCATCAACCGCGGCTGGCGCAGACGCAAGGATAAGGAGCAACTGGGCTTCTACATCAACCCCATCACCGGCACCTGGAGCAAGCAGGACGCACCGGATGCGGAAGACGACAAGGGCGATAACGATACCTTGCTGGAAAAGGTGCCCAACCAGCGCATCGTTCCCTTTGTGGAAGACCACCGCAATCTGTTGATCTTCGCACCCGAACAGGCCCTGTCGCTGGAAGCCATGGCCACCTTGCAGGCCGCACTCAGGCGCGGTATCGAAATGACCTTCCAGATCGAGGAATCCGAACTGGTGGTCGAGCCACTGCCGAAGTCCGACGAGCGCCGTGCCCTGCTGTTCTATGAAGCGGCGGAAGGCGGTGCGGGTGTGCTCACACGCCTGGCAAACAATCGAAACGACCTTGCGCTCATAGCCAGCAATGCCCTGCAACTGATTCACTATCGCAAACCGCAGAGCGGCATCTGGACGCTGGGCGATCTGTCGTCGCTGGAACAGACCGATACGCTTGGCAATCATCCGTGCGAAGCCGGCTGCTACCAGTGCCTGCTGTCCTACTTCAACCAGCCCGACCACGAGCACATCAACCGCCGCAACGCCGATGCGCTCAAGCTGCTGGTGGCGCTGGCCAACGCCCAGGTGCAGCCGGTGACGAGCGGCCTGACTGCCGTTGCTGCAACCACATCAACGAACGAACCACTCGATGCCTGGCTGACAGCACTTCAGCAAGCAGGCGCGGTACAACCCGATGCGCTCAACGTAGCCGTCAATAATGGCGCCGCCATCGCCGCCGCCCAGTACAAGGCCGCTCGTGCTCTGGTGTTTCTGTCCGCGGTGGATGAGCAGACCGCCAGCGTACTGCAGGACAAAGGCTGGCAGGTGCTCGATTTTTCGGACGCTTCACGCTGGCCACAACAATTCGCCGCGCACGCCGATGTATTCGGCGCTGGGGAAGAGAGAACAGGAAATAAAAGCGTATGACGATCCTCGAACACGACTTTCTGCCCGGCAACCTGGTGCGCGCCCGAGGCCGCGAATGGGTGGTGCAAAGCGACTCCCGCCGCGACTGGCTGCGCCTGCGTCCCTTGAGCGGTGCCGATGACGAAAGCATCGCCCTGATCCCCGAGCTGGAACTGCATCCCGTCGAACCCGCCCGCTTCGACTGGCCCGATCCCGCCCGCGCCGGCAACCACGCCGCCGTGCTGTTGCTGCGCGATGCCCTGCGCCTGACCCTGCGCGCCGGAGCCGGCCCGTTCCGCTCCTTCGGCAATATCGCCGTGGAGCCGCGCGGCTACCAGCTTGTACCCCTGCTGATGGCACTGCGCCTGTCCACCGTGCGCCTGCTGATTGCCGATGACGTGGGCATCGGCAAGACCATCGAAGCCGGTCTGATCGCACGCGAGCTCATGGACCGTGGCGAAATCGCCCGCCTGGCCATTCTCTGCCCACCACACCTTGTCGAGCAGTGGCAAAGTGAGTTGGAAGCCCGCTTCAACCTTCAGGCCGTGGCGTTGACTTCGTCTTCGGCCTCCCGCATCGAACGTGATCTGCCGCATGGCGTGCGCCTGTTCGACCACCATCCCGTGGTGGTAGTCAGCCTGGACTACATCAAGAGCGAGCGCCACCGCGAGCAGTTTCTCGCCACCGCACCCGAGTGCATCATCGTCGATGAAGCCCACACCTGCGCCAGCAGCGGCGCGGGCAAGCAACTGCGCTTCGAGCTGCTGCAACGTCTAGCAAAAGATGAACAGCGCCACCTGATCCTGCTCACCGCCACGCCGCACTCCGGTGACGAAACCGCCTTCTACAACCTGCTGTCGCTGCTCGCTCCGCGCTTTGCCGCCTTGCAGGGCCGCATGACCACCGCTGACCCGCTGCGTCAGGAACTGGCCCGCCACTTCGTCCAGCGCCGCCGCAAGGACATCGCCGAATGGCAGGCCGAAACCGGCGACGGACGCGGCTTTCCCCGCCGCATGAAGACCGAGCTGACCTACCAGCTTTCCGGTGACTGGGGCGCATTCTTCGACGCCGTGCAGGATTATTGCCGCGAACTGGCCCTGAATTTTGAAGAGCACGTCGGGCAGCAAGAACAACAAGGCGGCGCCCGCCTGATCTGGTACGCCACCCTGGCCTTGCTGCGCTGCGTGGCGTCATCACCCGCCGCCGCCGTCAAGGCACTGACCACCCGGCTGGAAGGCGCCCTGCCGGATGACGGCGATCTGCTCAGTGACGAGCGCCTGCACGACGGCGAGGCCGACGATCTCTCCAGCAACGATCTGGAGCCGCCCGCCCAAATGCAGGATACCAACCGGCTGCAAGCCCTGATCGCCGATGCCCAGCGCCTTAGCGGCAAAGCGGGTGACCCCAAGCTGGCCGCACTCATCCGGCATATCGACCTGCTGGTAAAGGACGGCTACCACCCGGTGGTGTTCTGCCGCTACATCGCCACCGCCCATTACGTGGCCGAGCACCTCAAGGCCGCCTTTCCCAAAGCCGTCATCGAGTCTGTCACCGGCGAGCTCACGCCCGAAGAACGCCGCGAGCGCGTGGACGGCATGGAGGATGCCGAGCAACGCATCCTGGTCGCCACCGACTGCCTCTCCGAAGGCATCAACCTGCAACACCTGTTCACCGCCGTCGCCCACTACGACCTGGCCTGGAACCCCACCCGCCACGAACAGCGCGAAGGCCGCGTCGATCGCTTCGGTCAGCAGGCCGATGAAGTGCGCTGCACCATGCTCTACGGCCAGGACAACCCGGTGGATGGCTTCGTGCTCAACGTCATCCTCAAAAAAGGCGAAGCCATCCAGAAAGAACTGGGCGTGCTGGTGCCCCTGCCCGAAGACGAAGCCCGCATCAATCAGGCGCTGGTCAAGGCGGCACTGATGAAACGCAGCGACAGCCGTACCGCATCACCGCAAGCCGCCTTCGATTTCGGCGAGCCGGAACAACTGCTCGCCCCGCTGCAAGCCCAATGGCGCGACGCATTGGAAAAAGCCAGGGCCAACCGCACCGTGTTCGCCCAGCGCCGCATCAGGCCCGATGAAGTGCTGCCCGAATGGCACAAACAGCAACAGGCCCTAGGCACCCAGGCTGACGTGCAGCGCTTTCTGCAAAGCGCTTGTGTGCGATTAGGGTCACCGCTGGAAATCGGCCGCAAGCAGAGCGCACGCTTCCTGCCCCAGCACCTGCCCGAAGCCCTGCGCCAGCGCCTGGCCGATGAGGGTATCGACGCCCCCCAACTCATCGACTTCAACGAACTGCACCGCAGCCACCCGCTGGTTGGCCTGCTGGCCCAGCACCTGCTGGAAGACGCACTTGGCGGCGAACGTCCGCTGGCCGCCCGTTGCGCTGCCACTCTTACCAATGACGTGGAGGTCGTCACCACCCTTTACCTGCTGCGCCTGCGCCACCAGCTCAGCTACGTACGCCGTCGCGAACCCTTCCAGATGATGGCGGAGGAAACCGTTGCTCTGGCTGTGCAGGGTCGCAACGCTCCCCAATGGCTGGCCGACGATGGCGTGAGTCGCCTGCTCGAATGCACTCCCAGCGGCAACCTGCCGCCAGAGGCGGCACAGCGCGAAATCCGTACCGCACTCGACTTCCTCACTGCGCACCCGCAGCAACTGCAAACGCTGGCCCGGCAGCGGGCCGATGCCCTGCTGGCCGACCACCAGCGCGTGCGTGAGGCCACCCGTGACGTCGGCCAGTACAGCGTCAGCCCTTGCCTGCCGGTCGATGTGATGGGCGTGTATGTACTGCTGCCGGATTCACTCTGATGAAGCGCGAGCCATCCATGACAGAGACGGAAACCACCGATCTGGAAAAAAGCCTGATTTCACTGGCAGATATCGCCTCCAGTGCCGATCTTCTCGTCATCATCAAGACGGAGGCCAAGGTGTGATAACGCCCCCAACCACCACACCACACTATCAGCTTGGCTCTGCACCCGTGACAGGCGTGGGCTTTGGCCTGCCTGTCGATCAACTGGATCAGCAGCTTGCCGGGCCGGTGGCCGCTCTGGTCTTTGATGACGTCGGTGTCCGCAGCCTTGGCGAACTGCTCGATGGTCTGGCCGATACGGAGTTCTCGCGGGAAAATCTGGATGCGTTACTGGCAGATACCTCAGCACCTGAGGACTGGCGTGTTGGTGAAGCACTGGCCGAGCATCATCTGAGCGAAGATCATGATTGCTTCTTTCCGTGGCCCGATGGGCGTGATGAGCGCAAACGCGGCTCCAGCTTGCCGGGCGCAGACCTTGTTGGCTTTCAGCACAAGAACGGCTGCGAGCGTTTTGTGTTTGGCGAGGTGAAAACCTCGTCCCACGCAAGTTACCCACCGAGTGCGGTCTATGGCCGACACGGGTTGAAACGGCAGATGGAAGACTTGCGCAACCGCCGCGAGATACGCGATGGCCTGGTGCGTTACCTAGGGCATCGGGCGAACGGAGCGGCCTGGCGTGCGCGCTATCAGGCTGCGGTGGCGGTTTATCTCAACGACACCTGCGAGGTGCGGCTGTTCGGCATGCTGGTGCGGGATGTGCCTCCCCATGAAGACGATTTGCGCGTGCGGGTCAACACGCTTACGGATGCTTGCCCTGATGCGATGGCGATTGGCTTGATTGCAATCTATCTGCCTGCTGGAAGCATTGCCAATCTCTCGGCCAAGGTGGTCGCGTCCCGTCAGCACGGGGGTGACTCATGAATCTTAAGCAAGAGGCATTGGAGCGATTGGAGTCGCACTGGGCGGTGGCAGCAATCCCTGTCGATGCGCGTCAGCAAGCCACGGAACTGGCCCAGTCCAGCTTGGTGCAAAAAGCAGTGGGACGGCAGTTGCATTTACCGATGGCAGATTCCGCCCACACGGAAGACTTGCTGAAACGGGTGGCGCTGGCCTACGAAATGGCCGCCATTGAAGGTTTGCCCGCGTTCCTGAGCCAGTCTCCCGAACAGGATGATTTGCGCCTGCAATGCGTGGCAGGGGCTTGGCGGGCATTCGAGTTCCGCCGTTTGATGCCTGTTGCCACCGCGACTGAGGAAAGGATTTTTCAGGTGCTGCACTTGGCGGGCCTGGCCTATTGCGGTGATCGCTGGTCGGATATTCGGCGTTGGTTCACGGAAAATCGGACGGCCATTGCCGTGCCGTCGGTGGCCAATCAGCCGTGGCATTTGCGTCTGCTGTATCGCCTGTTCGATTGCTGGGTACGGTTGCTGCGCAAGAACGGCTGGGACGACCTAGATCAGATCCGCGAAATCATTGCCGGCTTGCGGGAAGATCAACGCGAGTATGAAAAATCCTCGCTGGACAGCGGCTCCAACGCCCAGGACAGAGCCATGGCCTTACGCCTGATTGCGCTCTACCACTGGGCCAAGGCGACCGAAGTGCTAGCCCGCTACGTTCTCCAGGGTGAGCCGCGCGGTGTTCATGCCGTGCTCGACAAGCATTTCGAGGCGGCGACGGATGCCGCCACGGTGGGCGGTGATGCGGCGCTGGAAGTGCTCATGCGCTGGCTGCATGCAAGCTCGCGCCAGATGGTTGCAGGCTCACTGTGGTGGGTTGCCCATTCGATCAACTCCAGGGTGACGCGCTTCGTCGGCTCGGCGACCAAGCATCAAGCCATGTTCGAGTTGCTACCGCCCCAACGGGCCGCACTACAGGAACAGGGGCTGCTGGATGCAGCGGCGACCGCCGTGGTTATCGACCTGCCGACGTCGGGCGGAAAAACACTGCTTGCGCAGTTCCGCATACTCCAGGCCTTGAACCAATTTGCCGAACGCGGTGGCTGGGTAGCCTATGTCGTGCCCACCAAGGCGCTGGGCAACCAGATCACGCGCCGCTTGCGGCGTGATTTCAGCCCTGTCGGCGTGCGTGTCGAGCAGCTCACTGGCGCAGTGGAAATCGACGCCATCGAGGAATCCCTGCTGTCTTCGACAGAGACCGGCGAAACCAGAGCGTTCGACGTATTGGTGGCCACGCCGGAAAAACTGCAATTGATTATTCGCAACAAAAAGGTAAGCCGTCCGCTATCGCTGATGGTGATGGACGAGGCGCACAACATGGAGAGTGAGGCGCGCGGCCTGC is from Isoalcanivorax pacificus W11-5 and encodes:
- a CDS encoding helicase-related protein, with product MTILEHDFLPGNLVRARGREWVVQSDSRRDWLRLRPLSGADDESIALIPELELHPVEPARFDWPDPARAGNHAAVLLLRDALRLTLRAGAGPFRSFGNIAVEPRGYQLVPLLMALRLSTVRLLIADDVGIGKTIEAGLIARELMDRGEIARLAILCPPHLVEQWQSELEARFNLQAVALTSSSASRIERDLPHGVRLFDHHPVVVVSLDYIKSERHREQFLATAPECIIVDEAHTCASSGAGKQLRFELLQRLAKDEQRHLILLTATPHSGDETAFYNLLSLLAPRFAALQGRMTTADPLRQELARHFVQRRRKDIAEWQAETGDGRGFPRRMKTELTYQLSGDWGAFFDAVQDYCRELALNFEEHVGQQEQQGGARLIWYATLALLRCVASSPAAAVKALTTRLEGALPDDGDLLSDERLHDGEADDLSSNDLEPPAQMQDTNRLQALIADAQRLSGKAGDPKLAALIRHIDLLVKDGYHPVVFCRYIATAHYVAEHLKAAFPKAVIESVTGELTPEERRERVDGMEDAEQRILVATDCLSEGINLQHLFTAVAHYDLAWNPTRHEQREGRVDRFGQQADEVRCTMLYGQDNPVDGFVLNVILKKGEAIQKELGVLVPLPEDEARINQALVKAALMKRSDSRTASPQAAFDFGEPEQLLAPLQAQWRDALEKARANRTVFAQRRIRPDEVLPEWHKQQQALGTQADVQRFLQSACVRLGSPLEIGRKQSARFLPQHLPEALRQRLADEGIDAPQLIDFNELHRSHPLVGLLAQHLLEDALGGERPLAARCAATLTNDVEVVTTLYLLRLRHQLSYVRRREPFQMMAEETVALAVQGRNAPQWLADDGVSRLLECTPSGNLPPEAAQREIRTALDFLTAHPQQLQTLARQRADALLADHQRVREATRDVGQYSVSPCLPVDVMGVYVLLPDSL